A region of Paenibacillus sp. JNUCC-31 DNA encodes the following proteins:
- a CDS encoding Ger(x)C family spore germination protein, with protein sequence MTKGCLLMSCFILLTGCWDSKEVQSINFITGIGIDYADNHYIAYAQLIDFSSIAKQEGPTSREASDIWVGRGEGTTLSMAINDLYQTSQQQTLWTHVKAIVLSKNALDGRLEDIFNTLLHSGQMRYTPWIYGTDHNIPEVLSSSALLNQSPQTIELFEPIKLYKQQSTFEPIRLHQLLDGFREPASVILLPSISNKNQTWFNGKKAPPLVKMDGFYVISNGKNQGKVAGKEADGTRFVNYDHVYQYPLYIYKNGAKTPELTLRLNNPKTTIKARKERDGVIFDLQTSVKSSIVEEHGPPWSLHSMERDAEKQIESEIRDTFEKTKSRKIDSYGLVEHLYRHDLALWRQVSKRANPIERFKLGKVEVKVDILNASTYKYNE encoded by the coding sequence ATGACTAAGGGGTGCTTGCTTATGAGCTGCTTCATCCTGCTGACCGGGTGTTGGGATTCCAAAGAGGTTCAGAGCATTAACTTTATCACGGGAATAGGGATAGATTATGCGGATAACCACTACATTGCTTATGCCCAATTGATTGATTTCTCCAGTATTGCCAAGCAGGAGGGTCCGACTTCCCGGGAAGCAAGTGATATCTGGGTGGGACGCGGCGAGGGCACGACGCTGAGCATGGCTATTAATGACCTATATCAAACATCACAACAGCAAACATTATGGACCCATGTAAAAGCGATCGTTTTATCGAAAAACGCCCTGGACGGGCGCCTGGAGGATATTTTTAATACACTGCTTCATTCAGGCCAGATGAGATATACACCTTGGATTTACGGTACGGACCATAACATTCCTGAAGTGCTCTCTTCCTCTGCATTGCTGAACCAATCTCCTCAGACCATCGAACTGTTTGAACCGATCAAGCTGTATAAGCAACAATCCACCTTCGAACCCATTCGGCTTCATCAGCTTCTTGACGGATTTCGGGAGCCAGCGTCAGTTATTCTTTTGCCGTCCATTTCGAACAAAAACCAGACCTGGTTCAACGGGAAGAAAGCCCCCCCACTTGTTAAAATGGATGGATTTTATGTGATTTCAAACGGCAAGAATCAGGGCAAAGTGGCAGGTAAGGAAGCAGACGGTACACGATTCGTTAATTATGATCACGTTTATCAGTACCCGTTGTACATTTACAAAAATGGAGCAAAGACTCCGGAGCTGACCCTGAGACTTAATAACCCGAAAACTACGATAAAGGCAAGGAAAGAAAGAGATGGTGTTATATTCGACCTGCAAACTTCTGTAAAAAGTTCCATTGTTGAGGAGCATGGGCCCCCCTGGTCTCTTCATTCCATGGAAAGAGATGCCGAAAAACAAATCGAGTCCGAAATCCGCGATACGTTTGAGAAAACTAAATCACGCAAGATTGATTCGTACGGTCTTGTAGAACACCTCTATCGTCATGATCTCGCCTTATGGAGACAGGTGTCCAAAAGGGCTAATCCTATTGAGCGGTTCAAGCTTGGGAAGGTGGAGGTCAAAGTGGACATCCTCAATGCCAGCACGTATAAATACAATGAGTAA
- a CDS encoding spore germination protein has translation MEHHPIDTTSHETLLASLKDQFNPCADVVIHTFPAKDETDMSVIMLYCDGLIDGKQLNQFIIPRLEQHSLLIEEAHPQELGLTLNPIEDLADAENVNLLIFSGQLLLIFGNGDQSWSLDIASIPGRNPEESAIESSVKGPRDGFTEELSVNIALIRKRMKTSSMCYEKYVKGGRTQTSIGLLYVKDIINPDILKEARQNLDKIEIDGILGTSIMERAVMGGIRSIFPLTDNTERPDYVVDSLLNGRFAVLIEGSPVAVIAPTTLFNQLKSPEDESTPFFIVTFERILRIAGLLIACFFPGFYIGLTSFNVEQIPLPFLATIAGTRLGLPLPVTLEAFLMIFMFELFNEAGRRLPRALGQTVSVVGGLIIGDAAIRAGITSPTIIVTVAISVISSYILVNTVLSGVTAHVRIGMLAISSILGLFGFMIGLFALLVHLVSLECYGVSYLSPVSPYIPGDFTQTISMHPSMKRTKRPAALHTQDSTRRRKRP, from the coding sequence ATGGAGCACCATCCGATTGACACCACGTCCCATGAAACATTGCTTGCCTCTTTGAAGGATCAGTTCAACCCCTGCGCAGATGTTGTTATTCATACCTTTCCTGCCAAAGATGAAACTGATATGTCGGTGATTATGCTCTATTGCGACGGCTTGATCGATGGCAAACAACTCAACCAATTTATTATCCCCCGGCTGGAGCAGCATTCTCTACTTATAGAAGAAGCACATCCCCAAGAATTGGGATTAACATTGAATCCAATAGAAGATCTCGCCGATGCAGAGAATGTAAACCTTCTGATTTTCAGTGGACAATTACTTCTCATTTTCGGAAATGGTGATCAGTCCTGGAGTCTCGATATCGCGAGCATACCAGGCAGAAACCCTGAGGAATCAGCCATCGAATCATCCGTAAAAGGGCCTCGCGATGGATTCACCGAAGAGTTGAGCGTAAATATCGCACTCATTCGTAAACGCATGAAAACCTCTTCGATGTGTTATGAAAAATACGTTAAAGGCGGTCGAACACAGACCTCCATTGGTCTGTTGTATGTAAAAGACATCATTAATCCGGATATTCTGAAAGAAGCACGCCAAAATCTCGACAAGATTGAAATCGATGGCATTCTTGGTACCTCCATTATGGAACGGGCCGTGATGGGAGGCATTCGCAGCATTTTCCCGCTCACGGATAATACAGAGCGTCCTGATTATGTTGTCGATTCCCTATTAAATGGGCGTTTTGCCGTTTTAATTGAAGGTTCACCAGTCGCAGTCATTGCTCCAACTACCCTGTTCAATCAGTTGAAATCACCGGAAGACGAGAGTACGCCGTTTTTCATTGTAACTTTTGAACGGATTTTGCGCATTGCCGGGTTGCTGATCGCTTGTTTCTTTCCCGGATTCTATATCGGTTTGACCAGTTTCAATGTGGAGCAGATTCCGCTGCCTTTTCTGGCGACGATTGCCGGCACGAGGCTGGGTCTGCCCTTGCCGGTCACGCTGGAAGCATTTCTGATGATTTTTATGTTCGAGCTGTTCAATGAAGCTGGTCGGCGACTCCCTCGGGCACTGGGACAGACTGTCAGCGTGGTTGGCGGTCTTATTATCGGGGATGCCGCTATTCGCGCAGGGATTACTTCTCCCACCATCATTGTAACGGTAGCCATCTCAGTCATCTCGAGCTATATTCTGGTAAATACCGTGCTAAGCGGGGTTACTGCCCATGTCCGCATCGGGATGCTTGCGATCTCCTCCATCCTAGGACTTTTCGGTTTCATGATTGGGTTATTTGCTCTACTGGTGCACCTCGTCTCCTTGGAGTGTTATGGCGTATCATATCTGTCACCCGTATCTCCCTATATTCCTGGCGATTTCACCCAAACCATATCCATGCACCCTTCCATGAAACGGACCAAGCGTCCAGCAGCACTCCATACACAGGATTCCACCCGCCGGAGGAAACGCCCGTGA
- a CDS encoding GerAB/ArcD/ProY family transporter, which translates to MKRTQPSFLQAMMLIMLSVGLISHVLIIPALLSSAKRDAWISVLLSAGPYLLFTLMLAYVSRFLQHQTLHEWLTSHLGKPLGLLFRMGNSLFFLSVIYLTLHDTTTWAKTNYLTETPVLVTSIAIMSLCAYAAYKGIRSLAFTAGLILPLVVLLGFYVAIVNTQYKDYSRLLPVLEHGWHPVLQGMVYSLSGMFELLFIWYIQPHLSKRIRVWQYLMLALIILGLTLGPLIGAIVEFDPFEAAKMRYPAFEEWRIASLGKYIAQTDFFSIYQWLAGSFTRISLAMYIMVEIWNIKSATRRLISCVALAVFFIFTMMYRLDDMTFEKLLVGYIFPFNLMYLSGLAVIATTIAFISSRHQRRKHHGAPSD; encoded by the coding sequence ATGAAACGAACACAGCCTTCTTTTTTGCAAGCCATGATGTTAATTATGTTATCCGTCGGCCTGATCAGCCATGTCCTGATTATCCCTGCCCTTCTGTCCTCGGCCAAAAGAGATGCGTGGATATCCGTTCTGTTGTCTGCAGGCCCGTATCTTTTATTCACCCTGATGCTTGCCTATGTCTCCCGTTTTCTCCAGCATCAAACTCTCCATGAATGGCTGACTTCCCATCTGGGCAAACCCCTTGGCCTGCTGTTTCGGATGGGAAACAGTCTCTTTTTTCTGTCCGTGATCTATCTCACCCTGCACGATACGACCACCTGGGCCAAAACCAACTATCTGACAGAGACACCGGTATTGGTTACAAGCATTGCCATCATGTCTCTCTGTGCATACGCTGCTTATAAAGGAATACGTTCTCTGGCATTTACAGCAGGGCTGATCCTGCCTCTGGTTGTCCTGCTTGGATTCTATGTCGCCATTGTAAATACACAATACAAGGATTACAGCCGTCTGCTACCTGTGCTTGAACATGGCTGGCACCCCGTGCTTCAAGGCATGGTCTACAGTCTTTCAGGCATGTTTGAGCTGCTTTTCATCTGGTACATACAGCCCCACCTCTCCAAAAGGATACGCGTGTGGCAGTATCTGATGCTCGCGTTGATTATTCTTGGGCTGACACTTGGCCCCCTCATTGGGGCTATCGTGGAATTTGACCCTTTTGAGGCTGCCAAAATGCGATATCCCGCTTTTGAGGAATGGCGAATTGCCTCCTTGGGTAAATACATCGCCCAGACAGATTTCTTTTCGATCTATCAGTGGCTTGCTGGATCTTTCACCCGAATTAGTCTTGCCATGTATATTATGGTAGAAATTTGGAATATTAAGAGCGCCACCAGAAGGCTCATCAGCTGTGTCGCGTTAGCTGTCTTCTTTATTTTCACCATGATGTACCGTCTGGATGACATGACGTTCGAGAAGCTGCTTGTCGGCTACATATTCCCGTTCAATCTCATGTATCTTAGTGGACTAGCGGTTATTGCAACGACAATTGCATTCATCAGTTCACGCCATCAGAGGAGGAAACATCATGGAGCACCATCCGATTGA
- the trpS gene encoding tryptophan--tRNA ligase: protein MNMNKDIILTGDRTTGQLHLGHYVGSLRSRVQLQNEYKTYILLADIQALTTHYDQPELIADSVHQVTLDYLAVGIDPNKATLFIQSMIPEIAELTVIFSMFITVNNLRHNPTIKNEARDRGYTDLYYGFLGYPVSQAADIAFCKATLVPAGEDQIPHIETARKLVRRFNELYAPVLPEPRILTGERLGGLDGIGKMSKSMGNAISLNARPDDVHAKLTKAKTDPARIHRSDPGNPNICPVFAYHQLFRNENAEEIHANCSQGTIGCRDCKQLAGNAINELLAPFRARRQDYEQREDEVKEILIEGTRQARKVARETMLEVREAMGIRYFNL, encoded by the coding sequence ATGAACATGAACAAAGACATTATTTTAACCGGAGACCGGACAACCGGACAGCTTCATCTCGGCCATTACGTGGGCAGCCTGCGCAGCCGGGTGCAATTGCAGAACGAATATAAAACGTACATTTTGCTGGCAGACATCCAAGCGTTAACTACCCATTACGACCAGCCCGAACTGATTGCAGACAGCGTGCATCAAGTGACACTCGATTACCTTGCCGTAGGTATCGATCCCAATAAAGCTACTCTGTTCATCCAGTCCATGATTCCGGAAATTGCCGAGCTGACTGTCATTTTCTCCATGTTTATCACTGTTAACAATCTTCGTCATAATCCCACGATTAAAAATGAAGCACGTGACCGGGGTTATACGGATCTATATTACGGATTTCTCGGTTATCCTGTCAGCCAGGCAGCGGATATTGCATTCTGCAAAGCAACCCTTGTTCCGGCAGGCGAAGATCAGATTCCTCATATCGAAACAGCGAGGAAACTGGTACGTCGGTTTAATGAGTTATATGCTCCGGTGCTGCCTGAGCCACGCATTCTGACCGGAGAGCGTCTGGGTGGACTTGATGGCATCGGGAAAATGAGCAAAAGTATGGGCAATGCGATCTCCTTGAATGCCCGTCCTGATGATGTACATGCCAAGCTGACCAAGGCCAAGACAGATCCGGCGCGTATTCATCGATCCGATCCGGGAAACCCGAATATCTGCCCGGTATTCGCTTATCATCAGTTATTTCGCAATGAAAATGCAGAAGAAATCCATGCCAATTGCAGCCAGGGGACGATTGGATGCAGAGACTGCAAGCAGCTGGCTGGCAATGCAATTAATGAGTTGCTTGCCCCGTTCCGTGCACGGCGACAAGACTATGAGCAACGGGAAGATGAGGTGAAAGAGATTCTTATCGAGGGCACCCGTCAAGCTCGGAAAGTCGCGCGGGAAACAATGCTTGAGGTGCGAGAAGCCATGGGTATTCGTTATTTTAACCTTTAG
- a CDS encoding DMT family transporter → MNSTRTRTYAYVAAVLYAAIIGLSFLFVKMTVSVAHPIDVLAHRFALSLLAVSIPVIFGWIRIKLTLRDLWRIIPLGLLSPVLFFAFQAFGLVSSNSSEAGIIQATAPVFTLVLASIFLKERTSTLQKLFLLLSVAGVVFIFVMKGSGMSTGNFKGIALLLLSTVCFAGYGVLARPLAQKYKPMELTWVTLMVGFIVFNAASLIRHASSGTLVDYVKPLGDASYLGALAYLAILSTMISTLLASYALTHLEASKMSVFSNLSTLISIAGGAWILLEPVHGYHFVGALLIIAGVLGTNMSGRKRRLVNQAKA, encoded by the coding sequence ATGAACAGTACCCGAACTCGAACATATGCATATGTAGCAGCTGTTTTATATGCAGCCATTATTGGTTTATCTTTTTTATTTGTCAAAATGACGGTTAGTGTTGCACATCCTATCGATGTACTGGCCCATCGTTTTGCTTTGTCGTTACTCGCAGTCAGCATCCCTGTCATTTTCGGATGGATCAGGATTAAGCTAACCCTGCGTGACCTGTGGCGTATCATTCCTTTGGGGCTGCTCTCTCCTGTTTTATTCTTTGCTTTTCAGGCATTCGGACTCGTCTCGTCCAATTCTTCGGAAGCAGGTATTATCCAGGCCACTGCCCCTGTATTCACCCTTGTTCTCGCCTCCATCTTTCTCAAGGAGCGTACGTCCACCCTGCAAAAATTGTTCCTGCTGCTGTCTGTGGCGGGTGTAGTCTTTATTTTCGTAATGAAAGGCAGCGGAATGTCCACAGGCAACTTTAAAGGGATTGCTTTACTGCTGCTCTCCACTGTTTGTTTTGCAGGTTATGGTGTGCTGGCACGGCCCTTGGCTCAAAAATATAAACCAATGGAATTGACCTGGGTGACCCTGATGGTTGGATTTATCGTCTTTAACGCGGCATCCCTGATTCGTCATGCGTCGAGCGGAACCCTGGTGGACTATGTGAAACCACTCGGAGATGCATCGTATCTGGGAGCACTAGCCTATCTCGCCATCCTTTCCACGATGATCTCCACGCTGCTGGCAAGTTATGCGCTAACTCATTTGGAAGCTTCCAAGATGAGTGTGTTCAGCAACTTGTCCACACTGATATCCATTGCCGGCGGGGCGTGGATATTGCTTGAGCCAGTACACGGCTACCACTTTGTGGGTGCCTTGCTCATCATCGCTGGTGTACTTGGCACCAATATGAGTGGAAGAAAGCGCAGACTGGTCAACCAAGCCAAAGCGTGA
- a CDS encoding aminotransferase-like domain-containing protein, with product MRKYEMIAESLKRWIQEQLQQQNSGQWQDKGIKLPAVRVLAEQYQCSVSTAIRAYEWLEERHLVYAVPQSGYYAVQNGADVDDRELQGPLNFASAAPDPRVFPYSDFRHCVDQAMEKKQAELFLYGTERGLPSLIELLQKQFADYQVFARQEQFFITSGVQQALAVLALMPFPNGKKQVMLELPGYHNMPSLLKGLNVPIAGVRRSLDGLDWEALERQFREGDIKFFYVMPRFHNPIGTSLTAAEKKRLIRLAQRYDVYLVEDDYLADLEENTKQDPLWSYDTEGRVIYLKSYSKILFPGLRIGVAVLPASLMASFSTYKKMLDIDTAVLSQAALEVYIRNGMFAHHGKVIRSRYAARMNKLYQEFNAFSDFAPFANAPRTGGEHTVLPLAKDMPLRVLLSRLDQRGVIADTTERYYPEGTQEIHQEKMLRLNISNVPKQRIKEGLRIIREEIAKLQKASTQAE from the coding sequence ATGAGAAAGTATGAAATGATCGCCGAATCACTAAAGCGCTGGATTCAGGAGCAATTGCAGCAGCAGAACAGTGGACAATGGCAGGACAAAGGTATCAAGCTCCCGGCTGTGCGTGTTTTGGCCGAGCAATATCAATGCAGTGTGAGTACAGCCATCCGTGCATATGAGTGGCTGGAAGAGCGACATCTGGTCTACGCAGTGCCTCAGTCCGGGTATTATGCGGTACAGAATGGAGCCGATGTCGATGATCGGGAGTTGCAGGGACCGTTGAATTTTGCCTCGGCAGCACCTGATCCACGGGTATTTCCCTATTCCGATTTTCGTCATTGTGTGGATCAGGCGATGGAGAAGAAACAGGCGGAGCTGTTTTTGTACGGAACGGAGAGGGGCTTGCCTTCATTGATTGAATTGCTGCAGAAGCAATTCGCCGATTATCAGGTCTTTGCCCGGCAAGAACAGTTTTTTATTACGTCAGGGGTGCAGCAAGCGCTGGCTGTATTGGCCTTAATGCCTTTTCCGAATGGTAAAAAGCAGGTGATGCTGGAACTTCCGGGTTATCATAATATGCCCTCGCTTTTGAAGGGACTGAATGTACCGATTGCTGGCGTCAGACGCTCTCTGGACGGCCTGGATTGGGAAGCGCTTGAACGACAGTTCCGTGAAGGAGATATCAAATTTTTCTATGTCATGCCGCGTTTTCATAACCCGATTGGCACTTCCCTGACGGCAGCAGAGAAGAAGAGATTAATTCGGCTGGCTCAGCGTTACGATGTCTATCTGGTAGAGGATGATTATCTGGCTGATCTGGAAGAGAACACGAAGCAGGACCCGTTATGGTCCTATGATACAGAGGGGCGGGTCATTTATCTGAAAAGTTACTCCAAAATCCTGTTTCCCGGCTTGCGGATTGGCGTAGCTGTTCTGCCTGCAAGTCTTATGGCATCGTTTAGTACATACAAAAAAATGCTCGACATTGACACCGCTGTTTTGTCCCAGGCTGCACTTGAGGTTTACATTCGTAACGGGATGTTTGCTCATCACGGCAAAGTCATCCGCAGCCGTTATGCTGCCCGAATGAACAAGTTATATCAAGAGTTTAACGCCTTTTCGGACTTTGCTCCATTTGCGAATGCGCCGCGTACAGGAGGGGAGCATACAGTTCTGCCACTCGCTAAGGATATGCCGCTGAGGGTCTTGCTGTCCCGTTTGGATCAACGGGGAGTCATTGCCGATACAACAGAACGATACTATCCAGAAGGTACACAAGAGATTCATCAGGAGAAAATGCTGCGGTTGAACATATCCAATGTACCCAAGCAGCGGATCAAGGAAGGGTTGCGAATTATCCGTGAGGAAATAGCGAAGCTGCAAAAGGCGTCCACACAAGCGGAATAA
- a CDS encoding glutamate-1-semialdehyde 2,1-aminomutase has translation MNPSRSRSELLYEEALQHIVGGVNSPSRSFKAVGGGAPVFMKKAQGAHFWDVDDNRYIDYLAAYGPIVTGHAHPHITQAITEAAANGVLYGTPTELEIKLAKMLKEAIPSMDKVRFVNSGTESVMTTIRVARAYTKRNKIVKFAGCYHGHSDLVLVAAGSGPSTLGIPDSAGIPTSIAHEVITVPFNDLESLKAALERWGDDVAAVMVEPIVGNFGMVMPEPGFLEGLCAMTRSNGSLVIYDEVITAFRFHYGSTQTYAGLENHAEIEPDLTALGKIIGGGLPIGAYGGRKQVMEQVAPLGPAYQAGTMAGNPASISAGIACLEVLQGQGVYEEMERLAIDLTTGIQASADRHGIALTINQIRGAFSTHFCDHPVTNYDQAQDTDGELFASFFRHMLNRGINLAPSKYEAWFLTTAHTDKDVQETLEAAEASFKAMAQA, from the coding sequence ATGAATCCATCACGTTCCCGTTCCGAACTTTTATACGAAGAAGCCCTTCAACATATTGTAGGAGGTGTTAACAGCCCCTCCCGCTCGTTCAAAGCCGTCGGTGGCGGTGCACCTGTATTTATGAAAAAGGCGCAGGGTGCGCACTTCTGGGATGTCGATGATAACCGTTATATCGATTATCTCGCAGCGTACGGCCCAATTGTTACAGGACATGCTCACCCCCATATTACCCAGGCGATTACCGAGGCAGCAGCAAATGGCGTACTGTACGGCACGCCGACGGAACTTGAAATCAAACTCGCCAAAATGCTGAAAGAAGCCATTCCTTCGATGGATAAGGTTCGTTTTGTGAACTCCGGTACAGAATCGGTCATGACCACCATCCGGGTTGCCCGTGCATATACGAAACGCAACAAAATCGTGAAATTCGCCGGATGTTACCACGGTCACTCCGATCTGGTGCTTGTTGCTGCTGGCTCAGGCCCATCCACGCTGGGAATTCCCGATAGTGCAGGCATCCCAACCAGTATTGCACACGAAGTCATCACGGTGCCTTTCAACGATCTGGAAAGCCTGAAAGCGGCTCTGGAGCGTTGGGGCGATGATGTCGCTGCTGTCATGGTTGAACCGATTGTCGGTAATTTCGGTATGGTCATGCCGGAACCCGGCTTCCTGGAAGGACTCTGTGCCATGACTCGGAGCAACGGATCGCTTGTAATCTACGACGAGGTTATCACCGCTTTCCGCTTCCATTATGGTTCTACCCAGACATACGCTGGGCTGGAAAACCATGCTGAGATCGAACCGGATCTGACTGCGCTTGGCAAAATCATTGGCGGCGGCCTGCCCATTGGTGCTTACGGCGGTCGGAAACAGGTGATGGAGCAGGTTGCTCCGCTAGGCCCTGCATATCAGGCAGGTACGATGGCGGGCAATCCGGCATCCATCTCAGCGGGCATTGCATGTCTGGAAGTGCTGCAAGGCCAAGGGGTGTATGAAGAGATGGAACGTCTTGCGATCGACCTGACGACAGGAATTCAGGCTTCCGCTGACCGTCATGGTATTGCCCTGACGATCAACCAGATTCGTGGTGCCTTCTCCACGCACTTCTGTGACCACCCGGTTACGAACTATGATCAGGCCCAGGATACCGACGGAGAGCTCTTCGCTTCCTTCTTCCGTCACATGCTGAACCGTGGCATTAACCTGGCTCCGTCCAAATATGAAGCCTGGTTCCTGACGACTGCACATACGGACAAGGATGTTCAGGAAACACTCGAAGCCGCGGAAGCTTCCTTCAAGGCCATGGCTCAGGCGTAA
- a CDS encoding LCP family protein, with the protein MTRKTKRTIWISLATFVLIVGGAAAFYFGSILNQLNGLQKEGDESPFAGIDNVEKVNTPDPPKWEGTETVNILVMGVDARGLKEGEVPRSDSMMVVSLDPTTKKINLFSILRDTYVNIDGYGKERINTAITHGPNAAMKAAGDLLGIPVQYYVYTDFQGFIKLVDAVGGVDFDVEKDMHYTSKADKNEYDIDLKKGYQHLDGETALMYVRFRHDAMSDFARSERQREFLKAVAAKMQSTTTIAKLPSILEQVNPYVDTNLTLSDMWKLGGLGYQSSMNGSEQIPPMNMLKEERTPGGAQVLTVTNEEKLKQLIQDIIHPPAQSEDTKTGADDKTASADEKNSEQPAQ; encoded by the coding sequence ATGACCAGAAAGACGAAGAGAACCATCTGGATCTCTCTTGCCACCTTCGTGTTGATCGTTGGAGGCGCAGCGGCATTTTATTTTGGTTCTATTCTTAATCAGTTGAATGGCTTGCAAAAGGAAGGCGACGAATCCCCGTTTGCCGGTATCGATAATGTTGAAAAAGTAAACACCCCGGACCCTCCCAAATGGGAAGGCACCGAAACAGTGAACATCCTGGTTATGGGCGTTGATGCCCGCGGACTGAAGGAAGGGGAAGTTCCCCGCTCCGACAGCATGATGGTCGTATCCCTTGACCCAACTACCAAAAAAATCAATCTGTTCTCGATTCTGCGAGACACATACGTCAATATCGATGGATATGGCAAAGAACGCATTAATACAGCGATTACCCACGGTCCCAATGCAGCGATGAAAGCTGCCGGAGATCTGCTGGGAATCCCTGTACAGTATTATGTGTATACCGATTTTCAAGGATTCATCAAATTGGTGGATGCTGTTGGCGGTGTGGATTTTGACGTAGAGAAGGACATGCACTATACAAGCAAAGCGGACAAAAATGAATACGATATTGATCTGAAAAAAGGTTACCAGCATCTGGATGGTGAAACAGCTCTGATGTACGTACGTTTTCGCCATGATGCCATGTCGGATTTTGCACGTTCCGAACGTCAGCGTGAATTCCTGAAAGCAGTAGCAGCGAAAATGCAATCAACGACTACGATTGCCAAACTGCCTTCCATTCTGGAACAGGTCAATCCTTATGTGGATACCAACCTGACCCTCTCTGACATGTGGAAACTGGGTGGACTTGGCTACCAGAGCAGCATGAACGGCAGCGAGCAAATTCCGCCAATGAATATGCTTAAGGAAGAACGTACCCCAGGCGGAGCTCAAGTATTGACTGTTACCAATGAAGAGAAGTTGAAACAGCTTATTCAGGATATCATTCATCCCCCTGCCCAGTCGGAAGATACCAAGACCGGAGCAGACGACAAAACAGCCAGCGCGGACGAAAAAAATTCGGAGCAACCGGCACAGTAA
- a CDS encoding ABC transporter ATP-binding protein: MLAIDVKDLRKSFSVQKSRGGLKGAFQDLFARQYQEVLAVNDISFQIPQGEICGYIGENGAGKSTTIKMLTGILVPTSGQISVGGYVPYQEREKFVQNIGVVFGQRSQLWWDIGVIESFHLLRKVYRVGEVDFRKRLDELVERLQLTELLNRPVRKLSLGQRMRCELVAALLHNPDIVFLDEPTIGLDIVVKSEIREFLKDMNKEHGTTILLTTHDLQDIEALCSRVIMLDAGHIIYDGGLDHLKSQWGKEREIRFKFGTGHTMEQMLEWTAGLPVRWTVENELSASVWIPLELNVSDVLGRVVGQADITDIQIIEINTDEIVRSIYQSGSAERPEIVGAGNEAVGVS; this comes from the coding sequence ATGCTGGCGATTGATGTCAAAGATTTACGCAAGTCGTTTAGTGTCCAGAAAAGTCGAGGTGGACTTAAGGGCGCATTCCAGGACCTGTTTGCACGTCAATACCAGGAGGTATTGGCTGTAAATGATATTTCATTTCAGATTCCGCAAGGCGAAATATGCGGATATATCGGGGAGAACGGTGCCGGTAAATCAACTACGATCAAGATGTTGACCGGCATTTTGGTGCCTACTTCAGGGCAAATATCGGTTGGTGGATATGTACCGTATCAGGAACGTGAGAAGTTTGTACAGAATATTGGTGTCGTTTTTGGTCAACGCAGTCAACTATGGTGGGATATCGGTGTCATTGAGTCCTTCCATCTGTTGCGCAAGGTATATCGGGTAGGTGAGGTCGATTTCCGTAAACGGCTGGATGAGCTGGTTGAGCGGTTGCAGCTCACGGAACTGCTGAACCGTCCGGTACGGAAGCTCAGCCTGGGACAGCGTATGCGCTGTGAGCTGGTTGCTGCGCTGCTGCACAATCCGGATATCGTTTTCCTGGATGAGCCGACCATAGGTCTGGATATTGTTGTGAAGTCGGAAATTCGCGAATTCCTGAAAGACATGAATAAGGAACACGGAACAACCATCTTGCTGACGACCCACGATCTGCAGGACATCGAAGCGCTATGCTCCAGAGTCATTATGCTTGATGCAGGCCATATCATCTATGATGGCGGTTTGGATCACCTGAAGTCCCAATGGGGCAAGGAAAGGGAAATCCGATTCAAGTTCGGCACGGGTCATACCATGGAGCAGATGCTGGAATGGACTGCTGGGCTGCCTGTTCGCTGGACGGTAGAGAACGAACTGTCCGCATCGGTCTGGATTCCACTTGAACTCAATGTATCGGATGTGCTGGGACGCGTAGTGGGACAGGCGGATATTACCGATATTCAGATTATTGAGATTAACACGGATGAGATTGTGCGCAGTATTTATCAATCCGGTTCTGCCGAGCGTCCCGAGATTGTGGGAGCAGGGAACGAAGCGGTGGGTGTATCCTAG